Proteins co-encoded in one Colletes latitarsis isolate SP2378_abdomen chromosome 2, iyColLati1, whole genome shotgun sequence genomic window:
- the LOC143350694 gene encoding divergent protein kinase domain 2A, which translates to MILSYLYNILKFKKWELLFFVTVFIGLKWSRIITFRPDVDHLIELHKCPACFGTSACNDIRKVDITPYDFYSAFSYFFGVKNVFFGFLNGNKVLLKKLAHSTELNEFDRMLCENKNFAHICTRDLKKLQNETNINFYELVVQEVTLDFTKDNLSRLRVCPNTQRLNNLLHHIYLNNKHVDSKILDINIWTSTILNPEPLILQILSVDKNWPVPKYLGACGRIVIEEYVGLPLTSYYNKPWLLRAKVASSILNAAHMFTYRNNDFGFYLTDISADNIAIDSNNNAKFVDLENMIIVDKNFVSKEESTTWDQLQENSENLNCTECLVYSPIEICNHKISDHNYYAICKILLAFNINNSVFPGGLLHDVPADILKNYPNVQYLTEQCVKPQKPFTRIIAGMQLKQLLDTIIKDEEQ; encoded by the exons ATGATTTTATCGTATTTATATAACattctaaaatttaaaaaatgggaGTTATTATTCTTCGTAACGGTTTTTATCGGTTTAAAATGGTCCAGGATTATTACGTTCCGACCAGACGTAGATCATTTGATCGAATTACATAAATGTCCAGCATGCTTTGGCACTTCTGCCTGTAACGATATTCGTAAAGTAGATATCACGCCGTACGATTTCTATTCAGCATTTTCTTACTTCTTCGGGGTGAAGAACGTATTTTTCGGATTTCTTAATGGAAATAAGGTTTTATTAAAGAAGTTGGCACATTCGACCGAATTGAATGAATTCGATCGAATGCTTTGCGAAAATAAGAACTTTGCTCATATTTGTACAAGGGACCTAAAGAAATTACAGAATGAaacgaatattaatttttacgaaCTTGTTGTACAAGAAGTCACGTTAGATTTTACAAAGGATAACTTGAGTCGCTTAAGAGTTTGTCCGAATACACAACGCTTAAACAATCTTTTACATCATATATATCTTAACAATAAGCACGTTGATTCCAAAATACTCGATATTAATATTTGGACGTCTACTATTCTTAATCCTGAGCCTCTCATACTTCag ATATTATCTGTGGACAAAAATTGGCCAGTACCAAAATATTTGGGTGCATGTGGACGTATTGTAATCGAAGAATACGTCGGATTACCATTGACATCGTACTATAACAAACCATGGTTACTCAGAGCTAAAGTAGCTTCAAGTATTTTAAATGCTGCTCACATGTTCACTTATAGAAACAATGACTTTGGGTTTTATTTAACCGATATATCAGCCGATAACATAGCAATCGATTCAAATAATAATGCAAAGTTTGTGGATTTAGAAAATATGATTATTGTTGATAAGAATTTTGTATCCAAAG aagAATCAACAACTTGGGACCAATTACAAGAAAATAGTGAAAACTTGAATTGCACAGAATGTTTAGTATATTCTCCCATTGAAATATGTAATCACAAAATCAGCGATCACAATTATTATGCAATATGTAAG ATATTATTAGCgtttaatataaataacagTGTATTTCCTGGTGGTCTTCTACATGATGTACCTgcagatattttaaaaaattatccaaATGTACAATATTTAACAGAACAATGCGTTAAACCTCAGAAACCATTCACTAGAATAATTGCAGGAATGCAACTTAAACAATTACTAGATACTATAATAAAAGACGAGGAACAATga